Proteins co-encoded in one Salvia splendens isolate huo1 chromosome 4, SspV2, whole genome shotgun sequence genomic window:
- the LOC121800721 gene encoding uncharacterized protein LOC121800721, with protein MQQINDGSSKKRTLLANKIGAILSTASSRCMPFGGEDDRDAASNQTQKCIALPCQRPGPIVVASAHLARKWKTSLKKVKLRLKTKTKSANKEPPEELCKKRILMGEKCRALNLSGVLHYDNQGILLPEAED; from the coding sequence ATGCAGCAAATAAATGATGGAAGCAGCAAGAAACGAACTCTTCTTGCAAACAAAATTGGAGCCATCTTGTCCACTGCCTCATCACGATGCATGCCTTTCGGAGGGGAAGATGATCGCGATGCTGCATCGAACCAGACTCAAAAATGCATTGCGCTGCCATGCCAGCGACCGGGCCCCATCGTGGTCGCCTCCGCCCACCTCGCCAGGAAGTGGAAGACCAGTTTGAAGAAGGTGAAGCTCAGGCTCAAGACGAAGACGAAATCAGCCAACAAAGAGCCTCCCGAGGAGCTCTGCAAGAAGAGGATACTCATGGGAGAAAAGTGCAGAGCCTTGAATCTATCAGGTGTTCTTCACTATGATAATCAAGGAATACTCCTACCTGAAGCTGAAGATTGA
- the LOC121798822 gene encoding single-stranded DNA-binding protein, mitochondrial-like, with amino-acid sequence MAGLLNLTSSFTLSTPMTSLAPKFRNLLRLPNFSTAACSQRISKVFFSTDSFNSGNSPDKEGVDAPEIEDDDFLSERPELQLQGVDPRKGWNFRGVHRAIICGKVGQAPIQKILRNGRTVTTFTVGTGGMFDQRTIGSNDLPKPAQWHRIAVHNPMLAAYAVQQVVKNSSVYVEGDIETRVYNDSINGDIKSIPEICVRRDGRVRLIKPGESMSSISIDELREGLF; translated from the exons ATGGCTGGTCTGTTAAACCTCACTTCATCATTCACACTCTCAACGCCCATGACTTCACTCGCCCCTAAATTCCGCAATCTTCTCCGCCTTCCTAATTTTTCCACAG CGGCGTGTTCGCAAAGGATATCGAAGGTATTCTTCTCGACTGACTCATTCAACTCGGGAAATTCCCCTGACAAAGAGGGTGTAGATGCCCCGGAAATCGAGGATGATGATTTTCTTTCAGAGAGGCCGGAGTTACAGCTCCAGGGCGTTGATCCCAGGAAAGGCTGGAATTTTCGCGGCGTGCACCGG GCTATTATATGCGGAAAAGTTGGTCAAGCCCCCATCCAAAAGATCTTGAGGAATGGTAGAACTGTGACCACATTCACTGTAGGAACTGGAGGTATGTTTGATCAGCGGACCATTGGTTCTAATGACTTGCCAAAACCTGCTCAGTGGCATCGTATTGCAGTTCACAACCCTATGCTTGCTGCCTATGCAGTGCAACAAGTTGTGAAAAA TTCTTCTGTTTACGTTGAGGGTGATATTGAAACAAGAGTCTACAATGACAGCATCAATGGAGACATAAAAAGCATACCAGAAATTTGTGTGCGTCGTGATG GAAGGGTTCGGCTTATAAAGCCAGGGGAAAGTATGAGCAGTATTTCTATCGATGAGCTGC GTGAAGGATTATTTTAG
- the LOC121798823 gene encoding kinesin-like protein KIN-14G, with product MAEGMLQIDALQGKSLNDMDLAIRKAEEASLRRFDAAGWLRKMVGVVTARDLPDHPSEEDFRLGLRSGIIICNALNKIYPAAIPKVVEAPSGSVIVPDGAALSAFQYFENVRNFLNSAEEMGIPVFEASDLEQGGKSSRIVNCVLALKSYYEWKEGGGKGVWKFCGTWKPHSASKQFVRKSSDDLFVNSLSRNSSVVEQNGQDFNDMGTSEALHSFVRELLSDNKQEDIPLVIESMISKVMEEFEQRLARQNEQTETSSRCVDVPSSNEHQVVEVGTSLRDIDVTSSCLSSETSNIMEDESWSKNDLCNGNPKQHVSKRRDLIEYHQRSMQELKSTLHSTKEDLHLLHMKYQEELQYLGKHLNGLAGAASRYQEVLEENRKLYNQVQDLKGNIRVYCRIRPFLPRGPTGLSTAEALDGQTISIITPAKNGKGKKLFTFNKVFGPSASQEEVFSDTQPLIRSVLDGYNVCIFAYGQTGSGKTYTMTGPQELTPESLGVNYRALSDLFFISQQRKDSMSYDVFVQMIEIYNEQVRDLLVSDGVNKKLEIRNSSHNGINVPNANIVPVSSTSDVINLMNIGLKNRAVGSTSMNERSSRSHSCVTVHVQGRNLTSGSITCGSMHLVDLAGSERADKTDAVGDRLKESQHINRSLSALGDVIASLAQKQSHIPYRNSKLTQLLQDSLGGQAKTLMFIHISPEPDALAETVSTLKFAERVSTVELGAARANKDSSVVRELKEQIASLKAALSRQERGEDGATNGYLTYSPAPSWQSIGDVSKGEGQTESVLSMHSFDGEDLMASPISVVSTEEERSVSGDWVDKVMVKSHLGDQSPEMCRRDTSKVYPEHSLSEIAVLRRDNSLGRNQFEGAAELEYVEVEASDESDYQWQTNGVKQNGGGGTKAKTPTQNQRQMKSPEIRSLIPQLPTRKVANGSNSPSMKNGKKPAVVDGRRKPASTVRNGDS from the exons ATGGCGGAAGGAATGTTGCAAATCGACGCGCTTCAAGGCAAGAGCCTCAACGACATGGATTTGGCCATAAGAAAAGCAGAAGAAGCTT CATTGAGAAGATTTGATGCGGCCGGCTGGTTAAGGAAGATGGTGGGAGTGGTTACAGCAAGGGATTTGCCTGATCACCCCTCTGAAGAAGATTTTCGACTTGGTCTCCGAAGTGGAATTATAATCTGCAATGCCCTAAACAAGATTTACCCTGCCGCCATTCCAAAA GTAGTTGAGGCTCCTTCGGGTAGTGTGATTGTTCCGGATGGTGCTGCTCTTTCGGCTTTCCAATATTTCGAGAATGTTAGGAACTTTCTCAACTCTGCAGAAGAAATGGGGATTCCAGTTTTTGAAGCTTCTGATCTGGAACAG GGAGGGAAGAGTTCAAGAATTGTAAACTGTGTGCTGGCCCTGAAGTCTTACTATGAATGGAAGGAAGGGGGTGGGAAAGGCGTGTGGAAATTCTGTGGAACTTGGAAGCCTCATTCGGCATCCAAGCAATTTGTCAGGAAGAGTTCTGATGATCTGTTTGTGAATTCCCTCTCAAGGAACTCATCCGTTGTTGAGCAGAATGGCCAGGACTTTAATGACATG GGTACCTCTGAGGCCTTGCACTCGTTTGTTCGTGAGCTTCTTTCTGATAATAAGCAAGAAGATATCCCTCTG GTCATTGAGAGTATGATAAGCAAAGTTATGGAAGAATTTGAACAGCGGTTAGCAAGACAAAATGAACAG ACTGAAACAAGTTCAAGATGTGTGGATGTCCCAAGTTCCAACGAGCATCAAGTTGTCGAG GTTGGTACAAGTTTGAGAGACATAGATGTTACAAGTTCCTGCCTGAGTTCTGAG ACTTCAAACATAATGGAAGACGAGAGTTGGTCCAAGAATGATTTGTGCAATGGAAATCCCAAACAACACGTTTCCAAGCGTAGAGACTTGATTGAATACCATCAAAGAAGCATGCAG GAACTCAAAAGTACTCTTCACTCAACGAAGGAAGACCTACATTTACTACACATGAAGTATCAAGAGGAACTCCAATATCTAG GTAAACACTTGAATGGTCTTGCTGGTGCCGCTTCTCGATACCAGGAGGTTCTTGAGGAGAATCGCAAACTTTACAATCAAGTGCAGGACCTCAAGG GAAATATAAGGGTATACTGCCGAATACGACCATTTTTGCCGCGAGGGCCAACAGGTTTAAGTACTGCAGAAGCTCTGGATGGACAGACTATCTCAATAATTACTCCTGCAAAAAATGGCAAGGGGAAGAAGTTGTTCACTTTCAACAAGGTTTTCGGTCCATCTGCCAGCCAAG AAGAAGTATTTTCTGATACACAGCCACTGATTCGTTCCGTGCTTGACGGGTATAATGTTTGCATATTTGCTTATGGCCAAACTGGTTCAGGAAAAACATATACTATG ACTGGACCCCAGGAACTTACACCCGAAAGCTTAGGTGTAAACTACCGAGCTCTGAGTGATTTATTTTTCATCTCACAGCAGAGAAAAGACAGCATGTCATATGATGTCTTTGTCCAGATGATAGAAATCTACAATGAACAAGTTAGAGACCTCCTCGTCTCTGATGGTGTCAATAAAAA ATTAGAAATCCGCAACAGCTCCCATAACGGTATCAACGTACCAAATGCAAATATTGTTCCTGTTTCATCGACATCTGATGTCATCAACCTGATGAACATTGGGCTTAAAAATCGTGCAGTTGGTTCCACTTCAATGAATGAGCGAAGTAGTCGTTCTCACAG TTGCGTGACTGTTCATGTTCAAGGAAGAAATCTGACATCTGGGTCGATTACTTGTGGTAGTATGCATCTGGTCGACCTGGCAGGAAGCGAACGAGCTGATAAAACAGATGCAGTGGGCGATAGGTTGAAGGAGTCTCAGCATATTAACCGATCTCTATCTGCTTTAGGCGACGTGATAGCCTCTCTTGCCCAAAAGCAGTCGCACATCCCTTACAGAAACAGTAAGCTCACGCAGCTGCTCCAAGATTCACTAG GGGGCCAGGCAAAGACTCTAATGTTCATTCACATCAGCCCGGAACCTGATGCTCTTGCAGAGACAGTGAGCACGTTGAAGTTTGCTGAACGTGTGTCTACTGTCGAGCTTGGTGCTGCTCGAGCAAATAAAGATAGTTCGGTTGTCAGAGAACTAAAAGAACAG ATAGCTAGTCTTAAAGCAGCCTTGTCACGGCAAGAGAGAGGAGAAGATGGAGCCACAAATGGATATCTTACATATTCTCCAGCGCCATCTTGGCAAAGTATAGGAGATGTTAGTAAGGGAGAG GGGCAGACTGAGTCAGTATTGAGCATGCATAGCTTTGATGGCGAGGACTTGATGGCTTCTCCAATCAGTGTGGTGTCAACGGAAGAGGAAAGAAGTGTATCTGGTGATTGGGTCGATAAGGTTATGGTGAAGAGCCACTTAGGAGATCAGTCACCAGAGATGTGTAGACGTGATACTTCCAAGGTATATCCGGAACATTCATTGAGCGAAATTGCAGTCCTAAGACGAGACAACAGTTTGGGAAGGAATCAATTTGAGGGTGCAGCAGAATTAGAATACGTGGAAGTAGAAGCTAGTGATGAATCAGACTACCAGTGGCAAACAAATGGTGTCAAGCAAAATGGAGGGGGAGGAACAAAAGCCAAAACACCTACTCAAAATCAAAGGCAGATGAAAAGCCCAGAAATAAG GAGCCTGATTCCTCAACTACCAACGAGGAAAGTCGCGAATGGATCTAATTCGCCATCGATGAAAAATGGAAAGAAACCAGCTGTGGTTGACGGGAGACGAAAGCCTGCCTCAACCGTTCGGAA TGGTGATTCTTAG